A genomic region of Candidatus Thermokryptus mobilis contains the following coding sequences:
- a CDS encoding amidohydrolase family protein codes for MRERIYFDCFTYIGKFTPKDENQLYSIDHLLSEMKRCGISYALTVHTLARDYDPIIGNKTLLEEIKSHPEIIPCFVLMPDITGEFPDVDSYLSDNSIRAVKLYPKLHRYFFDEYTCGKIFRLLEEREIPLFIEAGRGFDERYNQATFAEIDAICSNHPNLNVVLQGGRWEEARRIFTLMRKHRNLYIDFSSFQLNCGIEYLAENFGAERILFGSEFPLKSIGAARAFLDYSDISDEDKVKIAGDNLAKLLGIKLYRLDDSLGDELIESAKRGERIKVQIIDAHAHLGDENEIVSGYTPLIKSGIDFVFKRNEALGIKKCCVSSWLSIWADHKLGNEITLKAIRKYPDHFIGYASFNPVYVDDWEEELNYWFCVKKFKGIKPYYPKVLISYNDKRWRKLFEFGNKFKLYALLHPSDNFVDEVDEISSLYPDLDFLLAHTGIGFKHARDLVYIIKERGNVFFELTFTNVPDGLIEFLVEEVGSDKIVFGTDQPMRDPAPQLGWVIYSRISVEDKRKILALNMERIIKRSLI; via the coding sequence ATGCGCGAGAGAATTTACTTTGATTGCTTTACATATATCGGCAAATTTACGCCTAAAGATGAGAATCAGTTATATAGCATTGATCATCTTTTATCTGAAATGAAAAGGTGTGGGATTTCTTACGCTCTTACTGTTCATACTTTAGCTCGCGATTATGATCCAATTATTGGAAACAAAACTTTACTTGAGGAGATAAAATCTCATCCTGAAATTATACCGTGCTTTGTTTTGATGCCAGATATTACAGGTGAGTTTCCAGATGTTGATTCTTATCTGAGCGATAACAGCATCAGAGCTGTAAAACTTTATCCTAAACTTCATAGATACTTCTTTGATGAATATACTTGTGGAAAAATCTTTAGATTGCTTGAGGAAAGGGAGATACCACTTTTCATTGAAGCTGGAAGGGGTTTTGATGAGAGATATAATCAAGCGACTTTTGCCGAGATTGACGCGATTTGTTCAAATCATCCAAATTTAAATGTAGTTTTACAGGGTGGGAGATGGGAGGAAGCAAGGAGAATTTTTACTTTGATGAGGAAGCATCGCAATTTGTATATTGATTTTTCCTCGTTTCAATTGAACTGTGGGATTGAATATCTCGCTGAAAATTTTGGCGCTGAAAGGATTCTTTTCGGGAGTGAGTTTCCGTTGAAAAGTATCGGAGCTGCAAGGGCTTTTTTGGATTATTCTGATATCAGCGATGAGGATAAAGTTAAAATCGCTGGGGATAATCTTGCTAAATTGCTTGGGATAAAGCTCTACAGATTGGATGATTCATTAGGTGATGAGCTAATTGAAAGTGCGAAAAGGGGGGAAAGGATAAAAGTTCAAATCATTGATGCGCACGCTCACCTTGGGGATGAAAATGAAATTGTTTCTGGATATACTCCTTTAATTAAATCGGGAATTGATTTTGTTTTCAAGCGGAATGAGGCGCTTGGGATAAAAAAGTGTTGCGTTAGCTCGTGGCTTTCAATATGGGCTGATCACAAGTTGGGGAATGAAATAACATTGAAGGCGATTAGGAAATATCCCGATCATTTTATCGGTTATGCCTCTTTTAATCCGGTTTATGTTGATGATTGGGAAGAGGAATTAAATTATTGGTTTTGTGTTAAAAAGTTCAAAGGCATAAAGCCGTATTATCCGAAGGTTTTGATTTCTTACAATGATAAGAGGTGGCGTAAACTTTTTGAATTTGGAAATAAGTTTAAACTTTATGCTTTATTGCATCCCTCGGATAACTTCGTTGATGAGGTTGATGAAATTTCATCTTTATATCCAGATCTTGATTTTTTGCTGGCTCATACTGGTATTGGTTTTAAGCATGCAAGGGATTTAGTTTATATTATCAAGGAGAGAGGGAATGTGTTTTTTGAGTTGACATTCACAAATGTCCCAGATGGTTTAATTGAGTTTCTGGTGGAGGAGGTTGGTTCTGATAAAATAGTTTTTGGGACAGATCAGCCGATGCGTGACCCTGCACCTCAGCTTGGCTGGGTTATTTATTCAAGGATTTCAGTTGAAGATAAAAGGAAAATTTTGGCTTTGAACATGGAGAGGATAATTAAGAGGAGTTTAATATAA
- a CDS encoding aspartate aminotransferase family protein has protein sequence MTKSEELLCEALRFIPWGTQTNAKRPIMDYAGVMPFFIEKAKGCRFWDVDGREFIDYRMALGPVILGYCYEEVDNAVKRQIDKGVLFSMASPLEIDLAKRIVEAVPSVEMVRFMKNGVDANACNIRLARAFTGRDKIIRCGYNGYHDWFMTGIKGNGVPEILSSYVYEVRYGDLDEVEKILKRDAHNIACILTVPYDFNEDISGEFPRGLRNLADEYNVILIFDEVLTGFRLSLGGAQGFFEVKPDLSSFAKAMANGYPISAYGGRRDIMKRLDDFVLTATYAGETLSIVAAIVTIDVMRRENVHETLFKIGRMLMSGFIDISSRIGVEAKIGGLPVAPFFLFNYTDAKKNKDLQFILNRELFKKGIFVYDKWFISFSHSESDISETLDKFESALKNTLDIYARENLL, from the coding sequence ATGACCAAATCGGAAGAATTACTTTGTGAGGCACTTAGATTTATACCGTGGGGGACGCAGACGAACGCGAAGCGTCCGATTATGGATTATGCAGGGGTTATGCCGTTTTTCATAGAAAAAGCCAAGGGTTGTAGATTCTGGGATGTGGATGGAAGAGAGTTCATTGATTATAGGATGGCGCTTGGACCTGTTATACTTGGGTATTGTTATGAGGAGGTTGATAACGCTGTTAAAAGGCAAATTGATAAGGGTGTTTTATTCAGCATGGCGAGCCCACTTGAAATTGATCTTGCTAAGAGGATAGTTGAAGCTGTTCCTTCTGTTGAAATGGTGAGATTTATGAAAAATGGTGTTGATGCAAATGCTTGCAACATAAGATTGGCGAGGGCTTTTACAGGAAGAGATAAAATTATAAGATGTGGATATAACGGCTATCACGACTGGTTTATGACGGGAATCAAAGGTAATGGGGTTCCAGAAATTTTAAGCTCATATGTCTATGAAGTTAGATATGGAGATCTTGATGAAGTTGAGAAAATTTTAAAGAGGGACGCCCATAATATCGCTTGCATTCTAACGGTTCCATATGATTTTAATGAGGATATAAGCGGTGAGTTCCCAAGAGGTTTGAGAAATCTTGCTGATGAATACAATGTAATTTTAATCTTTGACGAGGTTTTAACTGGTTTTCGCCTTTCGCTTGGAGGAGCGCAGGGGTTCTTTGAAGTAAAGCCAGATCTTTCTTCATTTGCAAAGGCTATGGCAAACGGTTATCCTATTTCAGCTTATGGTGGGAGGAGAGACATAATGAAGAGGCTTGATGATTTCGTCTTAACGGCAACTTATGCTGGTGAGACGCTTTCTATAGTTGCTGCTATTGTAACGATTGATGTTATGAGACGGGAGAATGTTCACGAAACCCTCTTCAAAATTGGGAGGATGTTAATGAGCGGTTTTATTGATATCTCTTCTCGCATTGGGGTTGAAGCTAAAATAGGTGGTTTGCCAGTTGCCCCATTTTTCCTGTTCAATTATACAGATGCAAAGAAAAATAAAGACCTACAATTTATCTTGAATCGTGAACTTTTCAAGAAAGGCATTTTTGTCTATGATAAGTGGTTCATTTCATTCTCGCACAGTGAGAGTGATATATCTGAAACACTTGATAAGTTTGAATCCGCTTTAAAAAATACGCTTGATATTTATGCGCGAGAGAATTTACTTTGA